The Cottoperca gobio chromosome 6, fCotGob3.1, whole genome shotgun sequence genome has a segment encoding these proteins:
- the LOC115009358 gene encoding histone H3 has translation MARTKQTARKSTGGKAPRKQLATKAARKSAPATGGVKKPHRYRPGTVALREIRRYQKSTELLIRKLPFQRLVREIAQDFKTDLRFQSSAVMALQESSEAYLVGLFEDTNLCAIHAKRVTIMPKDIQLARRIRGERA, from the coding sequence ATGGCAAGAACCAAGCAGACAGCCCGTAAATCCACCGGAGGCAAAGCCCCCAGGAAGCAGCTGGCCACCAAGGCTGCCCGTAAGAGCGCCCCGGCCACCGGCGGCGTGAAGAAGCCTCACCGTTACAGGCCCGGTACCGTGGCTCTGAGAGAGATCCGTCGCTACCAGAAATCCACGGAGCTGCTGATCCGCAAGCTGCCCTTCCAGCGCCTGGTGAGAGAAATCGCTCAGGACTTCAAGACCGACCTGCGCTTCCAGAGCTCCGCTGTCATGGCTCTGCAGGAGTCCAGCGAGGCTTACCTGGTCGGCCTGTTCGAGGACACCAACCTGTGCGCCATCCACGCCAAGAGGGTCACCATCATGCCCAAGGACATCCAGCTGGCCCGCCGCATCCGCGGAGAGAGGGcttaa